The following are encoded in a window of Candidatus Zixiibacteriota bacterium genomic DNA:
- the murG gene encoding undecaprenyldiphospho-muramoylpentapeptide beta-N-acetylglucosaminyltransferase produces MTSGLKSISLVFAGGGTGGHLFPALAIAQRVGELAGESCQKKIVLVGTVRGIEYRLRESLSLPLQLIDIRGMARRLAFSNLAVPFLVVKSLWQSRALLKAHRPDLVVGTGGYVCWPVLRMAAMMGITTVLQEQNSYPGVVTRQLAGSAARIYLGFDEARQFLPNTTPIVTTGNPVRKSVLSGDRRQALEHFKLDPARRTVLVLGGSQGARSINAAISKSLWAGSLERGYQLLWQTGEREFNHVAGSLGSAAQGHVLFPFEQRMDLVYAAADMVIARSGAISLAEIEAGGLPALLIPYPHAAGDHQRMNAKASVSRGFAEVINPDDLDSIDLLAQIVAMDRDGRIERMRQTLRQHTVGRKPAVDVIAEDIIRLVVKAQEARVDR; encoded by the coding sequence GTGACCTCCGGACTGAAGTCAATCAGCCTCGTGTTCGCGGGTGGCGGCACCGGCGGACATTTGTTTCCGGCGTTGGCGATTGCCCAACGCGTCGGCGAGTTGGCAGGCGAAAGCTGCCAGAAGAAGATTGTCTTGGTCGGCACGGTGCGCGGAATCGAGTACCGGCTTCGCGAGTCGCTGTCACTTCCGCTCCAGTTGATAGACATACGCGGTATGGCCAGGCGGCTGGCGTTCAGCAACCTGGCGGTCCCGTTCCTGGTCGTGAAGTCATTGTGGCAGTCGCGCGCCCTGCTAAAAGCGCACCGCCCCGATCTTGTAGTTGGCACGGGAGGGTACGTCTGCTGGCCGGTTTTGCGGATGGCTGCCATGATGGGCATCACGACGGTACTGCAGGAGCAGAATTCCTATCCCGGCGTGGTCACCCGCCAGTTGGCCGGTTCGGCGGCGCGAATATATCTCGGTTTCGACGAGGCCCGCCAGTTCCTGCCCAACACAACGCCGATAGTCACTACCGGCAACCCGGTGCGAAAAAGTGTCCTGTCGGGCGATCGCCGCCAGGCGCTGGAGCACTTCAAGCTCGACCCTGCCCGCAGGACAGTTCTAGTGCTCGGTGGCTCACAGGGGGCGCGCTCAATTAACGCCGCCATATCAAAGAGCCTTTGGGCTGGTTCCCTTGAGCGGGGCTACCAATTGCTCTGGCAAACCGGCGAAAGGGAATTCAACCACGTCGCAGGCAGTCTCGGCAGCGCCGCTCAGGGCCACGTGCTCTTTCCGTTCGAGCAGCGCATGGATCTGGTATACGCGGCAGCCGATATGGTGATTGCTCGCTCCGGCGCGATCAGCCTGGCCGAAATCGAAGCGGGCGGCCTGCCTGCGCTGCTTATCCCCTATCCACATGCCGCAGGCGATCATCAGAGAATGAACGCGAAGGCAAGCGTTTCCCGGGGATTCGCCGAGGTGATCAATCCCGACGATCTCGACTCGATCGATCTTCTGGCTCAAATCGTGGCAATGGATCGCGATGGCCGCATTGAGCGAATGCGCCAGACTTTACGGCAGCACACGGTCGGCCGGAAGCCGGCGGTCGACGTGATCGCAGAGGACATTATCAGATTGGTGGTCAAAGCTCAGGAGGCGAGAGTTGATCGTTGA
- the murC gene encoding UDP-N-acetylmuramate--L-alanine ligase, with protein sequence MIVEQGTREQIVKFVSGRMMFGRFKRLHFVGIGGAGMSGIAEILHNLGYAVTGSDSTPSEITEYLQKIGIECHEGHLEENIGKADVVVISSAIAADNPEVLAARQQGIPVIKRAEMLGELMRLKFSVGVAGTHGKTTTTSMVGRILQAAELYPTLVVGGVVAELGTGASLGKGDYLVAEVDEYDRSIFAMFPSMAVVLNVEPDHLDCYRDMDDLRDAFLQYINRVPFYGSAVVSADDPNIRSLMPRFTRPYVTFGLSEEADYRAVNLNPRNGGTRFSVFRRDELLGEIVLHVPGRHNVANALAAAAAASELDVSFATIVEALVGFRGVGRRFEVIGEAGGVLVIDDYAHHPTELRATINTARESYRRRLIVIFQPHLYSRTRDFVNEFAEVLATADHCILTDIYPAREQPIPGVTSALIKERAEARGATNFSYVGIKENALDEIERLARPGDVVMTIGAGSITHIKRLILERLATR encoded by the coding sequence TTGATCGTTGAGCAGGGAACGCGTGAGCAAATCGTCAAATTCGTGAGTGGCAGGATGATGTTCGGCAGATTTAAGCGGCTTCACTTCGTGGGTATCGGCGGCGCCGGTATGTCCGGGATCGCAGAAATCCTGCACAACCTCGGCTATGCCGTGACCGGGTCAGACAGCACCCCAAGCGAGATCACCGAGTATCTTCAGAAGATCGGAATCGAGTGCCACGAAGGGCATCTCGAAGAGAACATCGGTAAGGCCGACGTGGTCGTAATCTCGTCCGCGATTGCCGCCGACAACCCCGAGGTGCTTGCGGCGCGACAGCAGGGAATCCCGGTCATCAAGCGCGCCGAGATGCTGGGCGAACTGATGCGCCTCAAGTTCTCGGTCGGTGTGGCCGGCACACACGGCAAGACGACGACTACTTCGATGGTCGGACGTATCCTGCAGGCCGCCGAGCTGTATCCGACTCTGGTGGTCGGGGGAGTTGTGGCTGAACTCGGCACGGGCGCATCGCTGGGCAAAGGCGACTATCTCGTGGCCGAAGTCGACGAATACGATCGCTCGATCTTTGCGATGTTCCCAAGCATGGCGGTCGTGCTCAATGTCGAGCCGGACCATCTCGACTGCTATCGCGATATGGACGATCTCCGCGACGCCTTCCTGCAGTACATCAACCGGGTACCCTTCTACGGCAGCGCCGTTGTTTCCGCGGATGACCCCAACATCCGCAGCCTCATGCCGCGTTTTACCCGGCCGTACGTGACTTTCGGATTATCCGAGGAGGCGGATTACCGGGCTGTCAATCTCAACCCTCGCAACGGGGGCACACGATTTTCGGTTTTTCGTCGGGATGAACTGCTGGGGGAAATCGTTCTGCATGTCCCCGGCAGACATAACGTCGCCAACGCGTTGGCGGCAGCCGCCGCGGCGAGCGAACTGGACGTTTCGTTCGCCACTATTGTTGAGGCCCTGGTTGGCTTTCGCGGTGTCGGGCGGCGCTTCGAGGTTATCGGCGAGGCCGGCGGCGTCCTCGTGATTGACGACTACGCCCATCATCCCACCGAACTGCGTGCCACGATCAATACCGCCCGTGAATCCTACCGGCGCCGTTTGATAGTCATCTTCCAGCCGCATCTGTATAGCCGGACTCGTGACTTTGTGAATGAATTCGCGGAGGTACTGGCCACCGCCGATCATTGCATCCTGACCGATATCTATCCGGCCCGCGAGCAGCCGATTCCCGGCGTCACGTCAGCACTCATCAAAGAACGCGCCGAAGCCAGAGGCGCTACGAACTTCAGTTATGTCGGAATCAAGGAAAACGCGCTCGACGAAATCGAGCGGCTGGCCCGTCCGGGCGATGTCGTCATGACTATAGGGGCCGGATCGATTACGCATATCAAGCGGCTCATTCTGGAAAGGCTGGCGACCCGGTGA
- the murD gene encoding UDP-N-acetylmuramoyl-L-alanine--D-glutamate ligase, with protein sequence MTVQERIRGRKVGIVGMARSGMAAAKLVQTLGGRPFVSDSAPLEKVSSQCAELKNLGIPFEVGGHTERLLACDYIVVSPGALLTIPILTQARDTGLPIFSELEIASWVCPGRIMAITGANGKTTTTTLLGEIMTAAGYDTHVCGNIGRPLADVVGLMGQDSIAVLEVSSFQLETISEFRPNVAAILNLTPDHIDRHGSFETYKQTKYRITENQTADDVLVLNFDDAESMADNPSSQARRALFSAGDNKSCESFVADGWLCTRLGGEVRRVIAARDIAIKGPHNLQNASASVTMAAQFDVTPEVMARVLAGFPGVEHRLERAGVVAGVTFINDSKATNVDSVRWALRSVETPLYLILGGRDKGGEFELLAETGRGKIRGIVAIGEAREKIFNALGKLVPTQFADNLEEAIHKCFEMAHPGETVLLSPGCASFDQFENYEHRGRVFKDVVSRLRNGKSTNEAVAH encoded by the coding sequence ATGACGGTACAGGAACGCATACGCGGCCGCAAGGTCGGCATTGTCGGCATGGCACGCTCAGGCATGGCCGCCGCTAAATTAGTGCAGACACTCGGGGGTCGTCCCTTTGTATCCGACAGCGCTCCCCTGGAAAAAGTGAGCAGCCAGTGCGCTGAGCTCAAGAACCTGGGAATCCCGTTCGAGGTCGGCGGTCACACTGAGCGACTTCTTGCCTGTGACTATATTGTTGTCTCTCCGGGCGCGCTGCTGACAATACCGATACTCACCCAGGCGCGGGACACGGGCCTGCCGATTTTCTCTGAGCTCGAGATAGCCTCGTGGGTCTGCCCCGGCCGTATCATGGCTATCACCGGCGCCAACGGCAAGACGACTACCACCACCCTGCTGGGTGAGATTATGACTGCCGCCGGTTACGACACGCATGTATGCGGCAATATCGGTCGTCCGCTGGCCGACGTAGTCGGGCTGATGGGGCAGGATTCTATCGCGGTACTGGAAGTCTCGTCGTTCCAACTCGAGACGATTTCAGAGTTCAGGCCGAATGTGGCGGCGATCCTCAATCTCACGCCCGATCATATCGACCGCCACGGTAGCTTCGAAACCTATAAGCAGACCAAATACCGCATCACCGAGAACCAGACCGCCGACGATGTCTTGGTTCTGAACTTCGATGACGCCGAGTCGATGGCGGACAATCCTTCCAGTCAGGCGCGAAGGGCGTTGTTCTCGGCGGGCGACAACAAGTCGTGCGAATCATTCGTTGCCGACGGCTGGCTGTGTACCCGGCTGGGCGGCGAGGTCCGCCGCGTAATAGCCGCGCGGGATATCGCCATCAAGGGGCCGCACAACCTGCAGAATGCCAGCGCCTCGGTGACTATGGCGGCGCAGTTCGACGTAACTCCGGAGGTTATGGCGCGCGTGCTGGCCGGCTTCCCCGGCGTGGAGCATCGTCTCGAAAGAGCGGGCGTGGTGGCCGGGGTGACTTTCATCAACGACTCGAAAGCCACCAATGTGGACTCGGTGCGCTGGGCGCTAAGATCGGTCGAAACCCCGCTGTATCTGATCCTCGGCGGACGCGACAAAGGCGGCGAGTTCGAGTTGCTAGCAGAAACCGGGCGGGGCAAGATTCGCGGAATCGTGGCGATCGGCGAAGCCAGAGAAAAGATCTTCAACGCTCTCGGCAAGCTCGTCCCCACGCAGTTTGCGGATAATCTGGAAGAAGCTATACACAAGTGCTTCGAGATGGCCCACCCGGGGGAGACCGTGCTGCTCTCGCCCGGCTGCGCCAGTTTCGATCAGTTTGAAAATTATGAACACCGCGGTCGGGTGTTCAAGGACGTGGTATCACGGCTCAGAAATGGCAAGAGCACTAATGAAGCGGTGGCGCACTAA
- the ftsW gene encoding putative lipid II flippase FtsW, with protein MKRWRTKVAIDERLLLAYLLVLATGLIMVYSASSIIAESRFGSHWHFLRLQVAWGLLSILCIWIVNKLDLQRMAVYTVPALFFTMLLLCLVFLMPARNGSHRWLFLGPLTLQPSEVFKFLVIYYLAFSLSNHKRNLADWRQVLFPYAPIIGVGMLLIVFEPDLGAVVVLLLSVLGMFFVAGARLKHLALAILPPAALGSFIVFVIGYKRARVLDYLAAVSDPLQGSYQVKQAVLTFGNGGLLGTGLGDGRQKLFFLPYPHTDFILASIGEELGFIGLMILLGVLFYLLWRGCRIAMQQPDRFGFLLAAGMTWSLFVNIAINIGVVTSILPVTGRALPFLSYGGSSLLVSSAAIGVLLNLSRRVVK; from the coding sequence ATGAAGCGGTGGCGCACTAAGGTAGCCATCGACGAACGCCTCCTGCTCGCCTACCTGCTGGTGCTGGCGACCGGGCTCATCATGGTTTACTCGGCGTCATCCATAATCGCCGAAAGCCGTTTCGGCTCGCATTGGCATTTCCTGCGCCTGCAGGTAGCGTGGGGGCTTCTGTCGATCCTGTGCATCTGGATAGTCAATAAGCTCGATCTTCAGAGAATGGCCGTCTACACCGTGCCGGCGCTATTCTTCACGATGCTGCTCCTGTGCCTGGTTTTTCTCATGCCGGCGCGCAACGGCTCGCACCGCTGGCTATTTCTTGGCCCGCTGACCCTGCAGCCATCGGAGGTGTTCAAGTTTCTCGTCATCTACTACCTGGCGTTCTCTCTGTCCAATCACAAACGAAACCTGGCCGACTGGCGGCAAGTCCTCTTTCCCTATGCACCGATAATCGGCGTCGGCATGTTGCTAATCGTCTTCGAGCCTGATCTCGGCGCGGTGGTGGTGCTGCTGCTGTCGGTGCTGGGGATGTTCTTTGTGGCCGGCGCCCGGCTCAAGCATCTCGCCCTGGCGATTCTGCCGCCCGCGGCACTCGGCAGCTTTATTGTCTTTGTCATCGGCTACAAGCGGGCGCGGGTGCTTGACTACCTTGCCGCGGTCTCCGATCCGCTTCAGGGAAGCTACCAGGTGAAGCAGGCGGTGCTTACATTTGGCAACGGCGGGTTGCTCGGCACGGGTCTGGGCGATGGCCGCCAGAAGCTCTTCTTCCTGCCGTACCCCCACACCGATTTCATTCTGGCGTCGATCGGCGAGGAACTTGGTTTCATTGGTTTGATGATTCTGCTGGGCGTGCTTTTTTACCTGCTCTGGCGCGGCTGCCGTATCGCCATGCAGCAGCCCGACCGCTTCGGCTTCCTGCTCGCTGCAGGCATGACCTGGTCATTGTTCGTGAACATCGCGATAAACATCGGTGTGGTTACATCTATACTGCCCGTCACTGGCAGGGCCTTACCGTTTCTCTCCTACGGAGGATCATCGCTCCTGGTATCCAGTGCGGCGATTGGGGTGCTGCTCAACCTGTCGCGGAGGGTCGTGAAGTGA
- the mraY gene encoding phospho-N-acetylmuramoyl-pentapeptide-transferase — translation MFYLLLYPLAREISGLNLFRYITFRTAGATATAIFICLILGPFFIRQLKKYQVAERIREEGPASHKKKEGTPTMGGLIVLAGIVIPTVLWADLTNYYVLAVLFVTVWLGAIGFMDDYLKAIKRQRSGLVARKKFVGQVILGLLFGLSLLYMAPGDPFDGTTGIPFFKNYVLMLGVFYIPFVILVITGASNAVNLTDGLDGLAIGLCGLCFIAFGGIAYITGRLDYSQYLQIDYLPGTGELAVYCGAAVGSALGFLWFNSHPAEVFMGDTGSLALGGALGAIAILLKKELLLIIVGGVFVVTALSVIIQILSYRYRGGKRVFKMAPLHHHFELIGWPESKVVVRYWIVGALCALLTLATLKIR, via the coding sequence ATGTTCTATCTGCTTTTGTATCCACTGGCGCGGGAGATTTCCGGACTGAATTTGTTTCGGTATATCACCTTTCGCACTGCCGGCGCCACCGCGACCGCGATCTTCATCTGCCTGATCCTCGGGCCGTTCTTCATCCGGCAGTTGAAAAAATACCAGGTCGCCGAGCGCATTCGTGAGGAAGGCCCCGCCTCGCACAAGAAGAAAGAAGGCACGCCCACCATGGGCGGGCTGATCGTGCTTGCCGGTATTGTCATCCCCACTGTACTTTGGGCCGATCTCACCAACTACTACGTGCTGGCAGTTCTGTTCGTGACCGTCTGGCTGGGAGCTATCGGCTTCATGGACGACTATCTTAAAGCAATCAAACGCCAGCGGAGCGGTCTCGTCGCTCGAAAAAAGTTTGTCGGCCAGGTGATCCTCGGGCTGCTGTTTGGTCTCAGCTTGCTCTATATGGCGCCGGGGGATCCTTTCGACGGCACCACCGGTATTCCCTTTTTCAAGAACTATGTCCTCATGCTGGGTGTGTTTTATATCCCCTTTGTCATCCTGGTGATCACCGGCGCCTCGAACGCTGTGAACCTGACTGACGGACTCGACGGGTTGGCTATCGGTCTGTGTGGTCTCTGTTTCATTGCCTTTGGCGGGATTGCGTATATCACCGGCCGGCTTGATTATTCGCAGTATCTGCAGATCGACTACCTCCCCGGCACCGGCGAGCTGGCGGTGTATTGCGGAGCGGCGGTGGGTTCGGCCCTTGGATTTCTCTGGTTCAATTCGCACCCGGCCGAAGTGTTCATGGGCGATACCGGCTCACTGGCGCTCGGCGGAGCACTGGGGGCAATTGCGATACTCCTCAAGAAAGAACTACTGTTGATTATAGTCGGCGGCGTTTTTGTGGTGACCGCCCTCTCGGTCATAATTCAAATCTTGTCCTATCGCTACCGGGGCGGGAAGCGGGTCTTCAAGATGGCGCCGCTGCATCATCATTTCGAACTGATAGGCTGGCCGGAGTCAAAGGTCGTAGTGCGCTACTGGATAGTCGGCGCTCTCTGCGCCCTCCTCACTCTGGCGACATTGAAAATACGATGA
- the murF gene encoding UDP-N-acetylmuramoyl-tripeptide--D-alanyl-D-alanine ligase, protein MAFDRLATMTGGRLLTAASHDRKFTGVSSDSRTIEPGQLFFAIKGEKHDGHEHIDQAVSRGAAGLIVRRGFFADRAMPATTAVVEVADTHEAMLKLAAEYMKTLPAKRVGITGSNGKTTTKEFTYRLLSAVEENIYRSPGNFNNLYGIPLALFAMPNNTSMAILEMGISVPGEMNRLASLVRPHLMAVTNVGPTHLEFLGSVEAVAREKLRAVHHCEPGAPLIVNADDPVLMAEARRVHSRPITFGILNDADFRPLKIRETKYATYVAIDYQEFRLPLFGQYQVYNLLCAYAIARVMGAFFDEIDTTTIKLTTPSMRGEVVASQGITFISDCYNANPESVSAGLKSFHLRQHTGRKVVVLGDMLELGEPTVEYHRDIGKQLADYDFDLILAVGPMSRYTIESARGSGVTAVRLRYFDDARSCALASVELLRPGDLVYLKGSRGIGLEAVLKEFVKSEGDA, encoded by the coding sequence TTGGCCTTCGATAGACTCGCGACCATGACGGGCGGACGACTTCTCACCGCGGCATCTCACGATCGCAAATTCACCGGCGTATCTTCCGACAGCCGCACGATCGAGCCGGGCCAGTTGTTCTTTGCCATAAAGGGGGAAAAGCATGATGGCCATGAGCATATCGATCAGGCAGTCTCGCGCGGTGCGGCCGGCCTGATAGTGCGAAGAGGTTTCTTCGCGGACCGCGCGATGCCCGCAACCACGGCCGTTGTTGAAGTAGCTGATACACACGAGGCTATGCTGAAACTGGCCGCCGAGTATATGAAGACTCTGCCCGCCAAGCGAGTGGGCATCACCGGCTCCAACGGCAAGACCACCACCAAGGAATTCACCTATCGCCTGCTCAGCGCGGTGGAGGAGAATATCTACCGTTCGCCGGGGAATTTCAACAACCTGTACGGTATCCCGCTGGCCTTGTTTGCGATGCCAAACAATACGAGCATGGCTATCCTCGAAATGGGTATCTCGGTCCCCGGCGAGATGAACCGCCTGGCATCGCTCGTGCGGCCGCACCTGATGGCGGTCACGAATGTCGGGCCGACTCATCTGGAGTTCCTGGGTTCGGTTGAAGCGGTAGCTCGCGAGAAACTGAGGGCGGTCCACCACTGCGAACCGGGAGCGCCGCTGATTGTCAACGCCGATGATCCCGTGCTGATGGCCGAAGCGAGGCGCGTGCACAGCCGTCCCATAACTTTCGGGATTCTCAATGACGCCGATTTCCGCCCGCTTAAGATCCGCGAGACCAAATACGCGACCTATGTTGCCATAGACTATCAAGAGTTCCGCCTTCCGCTATTCGGCCAGTACCAGGTTTACAACCTGCTGTGCGCTTATGCCATTGCCCGGGTGATGGGAGCCTTTTTCGATGAAATCGATACGACAACTATTAAACTGACCACACCGTCTATGCGTGGCGAGGTAGTCGCGTCACAGGGTATCACATTTATCTCCGACTGTTACAACGCGAATCCCGAGTCGGTCAGTGCCGGGCTGAAGTCATTCCACCTGCGGCAGCACACAGGGCGCAAGGTCGTCGTCCTCGGCGACATGCTTGAGCTGGGCGAACCCACGGTAGAGTACCACCGCGACATCGGCAAGCAACTCGCCGATTACGATTTCGACCTGATCCTCGCGGTGGGGCCGATGTCGCGATACACGATCGAAAGCGCCCGGGGCTCTGGCGTTACGGCAGTGCGGCTTCGCTATTTCGATGACGCCCGCTCATGCGCGCTCGCCTCAGTGGAGCTGCTCAGACCGGGCGACCTGGTGTATCTGAAGGGCTCGCGCGGGATCGGCCTGGAAGCGGTGCTGAAGGAATTTGTCAAGAGCGAGGGGGACGCCTGA
- a CDS encoding UDP-N-acetylmuramoyl-L-alanyl-D-glutamate--2,6-diaminopimelate ligase — protein MSEDAIKLAQLIADVPGAKLLGDEAVEIAQIEYDSRLIKAGSLFFAVKGFKRDGYDFVKDAQERGAVAVMGERESCSEIANHIQVPDLRQAMATTAAAFYGYPGMKIKACGVTGTNGKTTTCFMIWNMMLARNKTAGLICSLVYDTGKDKFVAERTTPESLDIQRLLFLMKRNRCVNVVMEVSSHALVLNRVDHVDFRVAVYTNLTRDHLDFHQTMEAYTEAKYRLVRRLRGELSYAVINLDVDEWRPLFGELQCSHMTYALRDRKADIRCGDYELKPDQTIFDLVTPMGARTVTLQLPGRFNLQNALAAAGGGLASGIDLDNVVAGLEATVPVPGRLNTVNCGQPFAVYVDYAHTPDAIKRLCETVREINSGRLYLMFGCGGDRDRGKRPLMARAAVENATHVVVTSDNPRSEDPEAIIKDITAGLTETNYEVIVDRRAAIETILRLAGPNEAVLLAGKGAETYQEVRGERLPFSDTDEAVAALARMGFVKSGAVEKR, from the coding sequence ATGTCGGAGGATGCCATCAAACTCGCGCAGCTGATAGCCGATGTCCCGGGCGCAAAACTTCTCGGCGATGAAGCGGTCGAGATCGCCCAGATCGAATACGACTCGCGGCTGATCAAGGCGGGTTCGCTCTTTTTCGCGGTCAAGGGGTTCAAGCGCGACGGCTACGATTTTGTGAAGGACGCCCAAGAGCGCGGAGCGGTTGCGGTGATGGGCGAGCGCGAAAGCTGCAGCGAAATCGCCAACCACATTCAGGTGCCGGACCTTCGCCAGGCGATGGCGACTACAGCCGCGGCTTTCTACGGATATCCCGGAATGAAGATCAAAGCGTGCGGCGTGACGGGCACCAACGGCAAGACGACAACCTGCTTCATGATATGGAACATGATGCTGGCACGCAACAAGACCGCCGGTCTCATCTGTTCGCTGGTGTACGACACCGGGAAAGATAAGTTCGTCGCCGAGCGCACCACGCCCGAATCGCTCGACATCCAGCGGCTGCTCTTCCTGATGAAGCGGAACCGCTGTGTTAATGTCGTCATGGAGGTTTCGTCGCACGCTCTCGTATTGAACCGTGTCGATCATGTCGACTTCCGAGTCGCGGTATACACCAACCTGACTCGCGATCACCTTGACTTCCACCAGACCATGGAAGCTTACACCGAGGCCAAGTATCGCCTGGTGCGCCGCCTCAGGGGAGAATTGAGCTACGCGGTGATTAATCTCGATGTGGATGAGTGGCGCCCGCTTTTCGGCGAGCTGCAATGCTCGCACATGACCTACGCGCTCCGAGACCGCAAGGCCGACATTCGCTGCGGCGATTATGAACTGAAACCGGATCAGACGATTTTCGATCTGGTTACCCCTATGGGCGCCCGAACAGTGACGCTGCAACTGCCCGGCCGGTTCAATCTTCAGAATGCGCTCGCGGCAGCCGGGGGCGGACTGGCCTCGGGCATCGACCTCGACAACGTGGTCGCCGGTCTTGAAGCCACAGTGCCGGTGCCCGGCCGTCTGAACACGGTCAACTGCGGCCAGCCGTTTGCCGTCTATGTAGATTACGCTCACACGCCGGATGCTATCAAACGGTTGTGTGAAACGGTGCGTGAGATAAACTCCGGTCGACTGTACCTGATGTTCGGCTGCGGCGGCGATCGCGACCGGGGCAAACGGCCCCTGATGGCCAGGGCGGCGGTGGAGAATGCGACTCATGTGGTGGTCACATCGGACAATCCCCGTTCTGAAGATCCGGAAGCGATAATAAAAGACATCACCGCCGGGCTGACGGAAACCAACTACGAGGTTATTGTGGATCGCCGGGCCGCTATCGAGACGATTCTAAGATTGGCCGGACCGAACGAGGCTGTTCTGCTGGCCGGCAAAGGCGCCGAGACCTATCAGGAAGTCAGGGGTGAGCGTCTCCCGTTTAGCGATACCGACGAGGCTGTCGCGGCGCTGGCCCGGATGGGCTTTGTCAAGTCAGGAGCGGTTGAGAAGAGGTGA